The genomic segment ACTCACCTTCGGAGGCTGATCGAAGCCACAAACGATTTCCACCGTTAACAGTAGCACCTTGGAATCTATGACGCGAACTCTTCTTTTCCTGCCACGCCGGCTTTTCCGACTCGAACGGTTCGCGCTGTTCTTAAACATCTTCTTTCTGTGCTGCGCGAACTTGTCAGCAATCGATCCCCATCAGCCAATCACTCAGATGCATCACACTGCCTGGGGTGCCAAAGAAGGGGTCATTGGCGAGGTGCTGGCGATTGCGCAAACCTCAGACGGCTTTATCTGGGTGGGCACCACAAACGGCCTTCTCCGTTTCGATGGTTCTGTGCTTGAGCGATATCAGCCTGATTTGGGCGCATTTCCTGAGCCCCGATGGATTTGCTCGCTCCTGGCCATGCCTAACGGCGGTCTCTGGATAGGCTATTTAAACGGTGGTGCAAGCCTGCTGGAACGTGGAAGACTCAAAAACTACAGTCTGGCAGACGGAATGCCGGCCGGACGGGTCAGGAGTTTGGCTCGGGATGTCGACGGAACTATCTGGGCCGCCACGCCTGCGGGCGTGGGATACTTCGACGGCAGCCATTGGTGGCACGTTGGTGAAACCGGCAATGTGTCAGGCTTGAAGTCCATCTCACCTGCCAGCCTGGCCGTGGACAATCAAGGAGTTTGGGTAACCGATGCGACCAAAGGCGTCTTCTTTTTGCCCAAGGGCGCGCGCGAGTTCCATCAAGAAGACTCGCGAGAGGTTCCAGGGTATCTCCCGAGCTTCACACAGGCCGGCGAATCAGCAACCTGGCTCTGGGTGCCGGAGGCACTAACGCTATTGAAACTCGCTGCCCGCGGGGCTGCCCAAAGTGGCTCCTCGCGACAATTTGCGAACTCGTCGGGAATGTTTCTGATCGATCGTGACGGTACTGGATGGATGATGACACGGCATGACGGGGTGCTGCGTATTCCCTCAGCAGATCATCTTCAGGAACATGTATCGCTCGACGATCCCACGATCGAGAAATTCAGTGAAACTGAGGGGCTGACCAATGCCACAGTTTACTGTTCGATGGAAGATAGGGAAGGGGACATTTGGGTCGGAACACTTGGAGGGCTGGATCGATTCCGGCCTCGCAATGCAGAGTGGTTTCAATTGCAGTCTGTCCCCACCCGTCGCATGCAGTTGGTAGCAGGAGACAGAGGAGATGTTTGGGCAAGCTCGCCTCAGGGCTTGTGGAACGCAAGAAGCGGGAAGCTGGTTCCGGGTAGTCCCCCTGATATTCAGTTTTCCTTTCGCGATCCGGAAGGGTCAATCTGGGTCTGGTCGCGGCGAGGCGACCTGGGCGATCTCTGGCGATGGCAGGACGGGCATTTCCTGAAGTCTCTGTCGCCAGATCTGAACCGGGATAAGGTCCTGCCGACATCTATCGCAGATAAATGGGTACCGATTCATGGCCCTGTGCGAGCTTTGACAAGAGACAGCTCAGGAGACCTATGGGTTTCGGTCAGGGGTAGAGGTGTTTTCCGGCTGCACAACCAAGTTTGGGATCAGGCCCGGATCATGCCGGATTACCCCTACATGACGGCCTATGGAGCGGTTAGCGACGGCCAGGGACGGGTATGGTTGGCCTACCCGGAGTTGAGAGAAATTGCACTTTGGGATCACGGTTCAGTTCAGATATTTTCAGCCAAAACCGGATTGGACATCGGCGCTGTCACCCAACTCGCTTATTCCGGTGAGCAGGTCTGGGCAGGCGGTGAATTTGGGTTAGCAATCTACAGTAAGGGAAGGTTCCACACGGTAGTGCCAGCGTCGGAAGCCAAGTTCGGCTTGGTCGCCGGAATCGCAGGAACTCCCGAGTCAGGGTTGTGGCTCAGCACCGACACCGAGATCGTCCACATCCCTCAAAGCGAGGTCTCCCTGATTATTAGAGACCCCAGCCACCGTGTTCAATTCGAAACATTTGATCCCATAACTGATTTGGCCGAACGGCCGTCAGATACTTCCGACACGCCGGCGGTCATGGGAAGCGACGGAATTCTCTGGGTCGCGACGTCGAGAGGTGTAATCCGGCTCGATCCCGCACATCTCCACCGAAATCTGACGCCTCCCCTGGTGGCGATAAGGAGCATGAGTGCGAATGGACGATCCTACTCCCTCTACGCTCCAATTACCCTTCCTCCTAATACCACTAAACTCGATATTGGCTTCTCCGTCCTGAGCTTACCCATTCCAGAAAGGGCGCGCTCCCGATATCGCCTGCTAGGATCTGACAGCGAATGGCAGGATGGAGGAAGCCGGGTTCAGGCATCCTATACACGCCTGGGGCCGGGCAAGTATACATTCCAAGTCGTCGCGCGCAACAACGACGGCGTCTGGAATGAGGCTGGAACTTCCCTGGAGTTCATAATCCAGCCCGCTTTTTATCAAACCACCTGGTTTCAACTTCTATACGTTTTGGCCGGCGCCGTTCTCGTTTGGCTCCTGTATCGGCTGAGGCTGCGCCGTGTGGCCGGCGTAATCAGGGAGCGTGCCGAAGCCCGCGCCGATGAGCGGGTCCGCATCGCGCGTGATCTGCACGACACCCTGCTTCAGGGGGTGCAAGGTCTCATGCTGCATTTTCATGTGGCAGCCCAGGAACTTCCGGAAGGAAGCCGTACCCGGGCGGCAATGGAGCGCGCGTTGGCCACGGCGGATCGGATCGTGGTAGAGGGCAGGGATCGTGTCAGTCGTTTGCGGTCCGCCCAATTCACAGCCAAAAACCTTACCGATGCGTTCGAAGCAATCGCGGATGATCTCGGCTCCGATCAAAGAGTGCGTTTTACCTTGAAGATTGAAGGACGAGGAGGGGATGTTGTTTCATCTGTTTTGAGTGAGTTGCATGACATCGGACGCGAGGCAATCACCAATGCCTTCCGCCATTCCAGTGCTTCGGAAATCACCGTAAGTCTTTTATGTGAGCGGAAGTCTGTTGTGCTCACGGTTGCTGATAATGGACATGGGTTTGATGCTGCGGCGCAAGAGATCAGTCCCCGAGCTGGACACTGGGGATTTCGTGGTATGAAAGAGCGCGCCGAGATAATGGGCGCTCGATTTGCGTGTCACAGCACGAGCAAAGGAAGTCAGATAATTGTGACTGTGCCTGCTCACCGAGCGTATCGAGAGAGTTCCCTCCGAGAGGTAGACCCGGCGAACGCACATTCTCGAAAATAGAAGAATGTTTTCGCCCTGTATCGCTGGAAAGAGTGAGGCAGACAAATCGGTGGTCTGCCATGATGAAGCATTGCAAAAAATCGACCGGATCGCCGTTGAACCCGGTCGACATCCGCGCATGTAGTACAGGGTTTATAGTGACGAACGACGCAAATCCGATCCGTTTATTGGTAGTCGACGATCACCCAGTGTTACGCGAGGGTCTCGCAGCTCTGATAGGAAGCCAGCACGATATGACTCTGGTTGCGGAGGCGGGGACAGGGAAAGATGCCGTCGCGCTATATAAGATTCACCGCCCGGACGTAACCATTATGGATATTCGGCTGCCCGACATGAATGGCATCGCCGCAATCTCTGAGATTCGAGAACAGTGCCCTAGCGCACGCATCATTGTGCTTACCACCTATTTGGGGGATGTACAGGCAGAACGTGCCCTGAAAGCTGGCGCTCAAGCCTTCTTACTTAAGGCCACACTCCGCACCGACCTCCTCGACTGTATACGCGACGTGAATCAGGGAAAGAGGCGGGTTCACGCCGATGTGGCCTCCGAGATGGCTGCACATTTTGGCGGCGATCTTCTGACGGCAAGGGAAATTGAAGTTCTTCAGCAGGTCGCCTCTGGAAAATCCAACAGAATGGTTGCGGACTACCTCGAAATCAGCGAAGACACCGTCAAGACTCACATTCGAAGCATTCTCGACAAATTGGGAGCAAACGACCGGACGCATGCCGTCACGATCGCCTTGCGACGCGGCTTTCTAGACCTGTAGAGCCTCGCAGAGCCTCTAGCGGATCAACATGCGGTGTCAGGGCAATGCCTCTCAGATCCTGGTTGGTCAGGTCGGTTTATTCAGATCATCGAGTTGCCTCGTAAAGTAACTGGCGACCCGTTATCTCTCTGAACCGTCTTTCTCGTTCCGTCTCGGCCGCGCTGGATCGTCAGTTGCTGATGAGTGGAGTCAGGCTTCCCAAAGAGCGAACCGTCGATCGCTGCATAGGGCAGTGATCCCAGCTCCATTCATCTGCAGCATGTATCTACCCTAGTGGGCAACCGCCGTAGGCGCCGACGGATGCTTCTTAATAAAGAGGAACTGCAGCTGCGTTTGCACTTGCCAGTCCGGCCCGCCAGAAGTGGTTCGCACATCGTTGAAGAACTCTGCACGAGCATTCAGGGGCTGCGCACCAAGTTTGAACACTCGGCCAACACCACCGCCGACAGGAACTGTCCACCGGCTGTTTCTGGAGGCCGTCCAATCAGCTGTGATGACAGGCGTGGATACGAAATACCACCCTGCGCGCATGTTGTAGAACAAAAATGAATTCAAGGTCATCGAATTGACGTGCTTATGATTCACGCCAGCGAACTGGTTACCCAGAAGTGAACCGCCAAGCCAATGCCCCTGTCGAAATAACCCAACCAGAGCGGGTCCTCCTCCCCACTTGTTGGTACCGAGCTCGGAATCGGTTGCGGTGGGTAACCACAGCTGCGGACCCGCCCCCCAGATGAACTTGCCCGGATGCGCCAGCGAAACATAAAACTGAGGCTGAATATTGCCCAGACCATAGTCAACCTGCCTGTTGGAGGAAAGGCGTGGAACGACCTCAACAGGAACGATCGTGCGGGAAATTACCATCCATTTTTGCGAGAGCCTAAAAGGTATCACGGGCTGGATCAAGAGCGCGTTCTCCGCGCGGCGGTACGGACCGACTCCGTAATACGTGTTGTTCTGAAAAGGCAAACTAATTGCGGCGGCGACGGGATTTTGCGCCGCGTCCTTGGCCGCTGAATCCTCTGATTGACTTGGCACCGCTGCAGAGTGCGCTTGCAATGTGACTGCTGCTTTGACCGCATATGCCTCTTGCTGCGCGATGGCCGACCGTTGCACGCAGGAGACCATGAGCACAAGAAGCAGGTTTGTTCCGATCAGTTTCGACGCCATTCGCGTACCTCGGCACATCGAATCGATCGCAATTGATTGCAGGTGTGAGCCGATTAATTTCTTTTGTCTGTTCATTGGTAAGCCCCCTCTAAGAGACTGGTGGTTCGCCGAACCACCGTTTTCGAACTTCGCCGCAGTCCGGCGCTGTCCCGTTTAACTTGAGGGTGATGTAGAAAGGCTCTCCCCAAAAGTGAGAGCCGGTGTGCTCACTGTGATGGAAATCAATGGCCGCCGAATTTAGTGTTCGCTCACTGTGAGCTATCTGCAGCACACTTCTATACGTTTCTTGACCGTTGTCATATAGCTCCTGAAGCCACAATCTCTGCAGGACATCCGCAGACAATCTCACGGCAGCTTCAGAAGAGGAACCTTTATGACGGCGGATAAACAGCAAACAGTCTGGGCCGCGACCTACGATCTGTTGAGGACGTTAGGACTGACAACGGTCTTTGGCAATCCCGGCTCAACCGAACAGCCATTCCTGAAGAACTTCCCACCCGACTTCGAGTACATCCTTGGCCTTCAAGAAGCGTCAGCAGTAGCGATGGCAGACGGTTTCGCCCAGGCGACCGGAAAACCTGCGCTAGTCAATCTTCATACATCGGCGGGCACGGGCAACGGCATGGGCAATATCATGACGGCCTTCCAGAACAAGACTCCCCTGATCATCACAGCCGGGCAGCAAACCAGAGAGATGATCATCTGCGATCCGCTTCTCACCAATCGCGATGAAACCATGCTGCCGAGGCCCTATGTGAAGTGGTCGTACGAGCCCAAACGGGCCGAGGATGTACCGCGTGCCATCATGCGTGCGTATGCGCTCGCACTTCAGCCGCCGGCCGGACCTGTCTATGTCTCAATTCCACTCGATGATTGGGACAAGACAGCCCTGGGTGCTGCTGACATTCGCACGGTGAGCGACCGCATAGGGCCCGACCCTGAACGTCTGAAAGAATTCGCAGAAAGAATCAATCGAGCCAAGAACCCAGTCCTTGTCTATGGTGCCGAGGTCGAAAAAGCCGGGGCCTGGAGGGTAGGTGTAGCCATCGCTGAGAAACTGCGGGTGCCAGTGTACCGCGCTCCCGCGGCTGAACGCGCCTGCTTTCCTGAAACGCATCCGCTATTTCAAGGAGAGTTGCCGGCAGCGATCGGTCCACTCAGCTCGCGGCTGGTCGGACACGATCTCATTGTGGTGGTGGGAGCCCCTGTGTTCCGCTACTACCCGTACGTTCCGGGGCCTATCCTTCCTGAGGGCGCCAGCCTGCTACAAATCACAACCGATCCCACAGATGCTGGCAGCGCGCTTGTCGGAGACAGCTTGCTATCAGATGTGAAGCTGGCTCTCGACGGCTTGCTCCCCTTGGTTCATGACGTCTCGAGGAATGCACCAGAGCCAAGGCCGCGACCGAAGGAACTGACCGCTGTGTCAGGAACTCCGCTTACAGCAAATGAGTTGTATGCGGTTCTCAGTGAAGTTCGGCCTGACGGTGCGATTGTCGTGCAGGAGTCGCCTTCCAATTACAACGAATTCCTGCATTGGTGGCCGACGACCGAAGAAGGTTCCTACTTCACCTACGCAAGCGGCGGATTGGGACACAATGCGCCCTCGTCCGTCGGCGTGGCCCTTGCTCAAAGAAAGCTTGGGACAAATCGCCCCGTGGTCGTGCTCATAGGTGATGGTTCTCTTCAGTATTCAGTGCAGAGCCTCTCCGCGGCAGCCCAGCATAAGCTCAAGATGGTCTACATCGTTCCGTGCAATGGAGAGTACGCGATTCTCAAAGAGTTCGCGGTGCTCGAGAAAACACCGAACGTGCCCTCGCTCGACCTGCCATTCCTTGACATCGTTTCCCTGGCGAAGGGCTACGGATGCAATGCAACGAAAGCAGAAACAAAGGAAGAAATCCAGCACGCCTTCAAGGAAGCTCTCGCCGCTGAGGGACCCACTGTCATCGCGATTCCCATCAAGCGAGAGTTGAAGTCTCTCATCCCCTCAGCCAGCAAGTGATCTCCCATTCCGCGTAGTCTCCGCGCCGCATGCAAGCGCGGAGATTGCGCGGAACCTGTTTGTTGCGTCGCGCGGGTGACAAGGCTCCCATCACCGTTAGCTCACATCCCGCGTACTTCAAAGCTAGGTCGAACGACCCGAATCTATTCACAAGCGCCTCGTCAACCATCGTACTCAGTGACCCTCACCTGTTTGACATGGCGCCGTTTGAAGGGAGGAATCTTATGAAGCGTGCTATTGAAAGGTTGATGCGTCTAGCATTCGTTGCCCTGTTGGCGGGAGCGACCGCGAGTGGGTCAAAGGAGGCTGCCGCGCAGGCTCTGACGATGGACGGCTCATCAGGCGTGTTCTTTCAGCCCTGGGCCTATGTAGTCCCGTCATCGCCCGGCAAGTTCAACGGCCCGACACTCGGTTATCACGCGGTCACGGCAGGTCCGGTTGCTGGCGACTACTTCAATGTTTCTGTTGAAGAGGGATTTGGGAGTTGGCTCGAGTTCGGCTATACCCGCGACAACCACACCGATGGCGGAGACCCGACATTCAGCCCGCTTTTCAATGAGGCTGGAATGAATATCTTCAACTTCAAGGCAAAGGTTGTCCCAGAAGATTACCGTAAGCGGAAGTGGGTCCCGGCGGTAGCAATTGGCGGTGTGCTTCGCGCCAACGATGGGTACGTAAGCCAGGCATCTGCGCGGATAGATGCGACAAACGGGGATATCTTTGGAGTCGCAACGAAGCTCGTTGTCGTTGACAAGAAGCTTCCTCTAATCCTAAGTGCCGGCGTGAGGGGCACAAACGCAGAAGTTTACGGTTACGGCGGGAACGCGACCAACTGGCAAGCGCGCGCCTTTGGCGCACTTGCAATACCAATTCCAGTGAAACATGTGCTGGTTGCTCCCACAGTTGAGATCGATCAGGAACCTCATCATCTGAAGTACGTCGAATACGCGAATATCCCCACGACCGAGGTGTACGCGGTTCGAATATCGGACCACCCAAAACAAAAGTGGGCGATCGACGTCGGCACCGGCCACGTCGCCTCGAGTGTCTATCCGGGAATTGGTCTAAAGGCAAACAACGCACTCGCAGTCGCATTCGATTACCGCTTTTAGAAAGAGAGAGGATCATCCATCATGAAGGCGAAACGTATTCCTGGACTCTTGCGTGTTATCGAAGCGAGCGAACTGAACGAGATTCGGGCTGTCAACGAGCAGCCTGAGGTAGATCGGCAATTCTCTTCAAGAACCCCTCTTCTTAACGGCCTGCTTCTCAGCAAACTCCTGGGAGTCCTTTCCTATCGCGGGAAGCGCTTCCCGACGATGCAGTCACGGCAGAGCGCCTGTCGTGCGCATGATCAGAACACGTTGTGGGATCAATTGAGTGCCAAGGCCTCATTCTTCCGCGATGGACCGGCTGAATTGGAGAGCGTCGCGGCGTGGCTCAAGGGAATCGGCGAAGTCCATGAGGTTGGTATCCTTCTTCAGGAACTGGTTGGCCGCGCATTTGAGCCATCCTACAAGGCGTCCGAAGAAAGCTGGGCCGCTGCAGTCACTCTGGCGGCAGCAATTCAAGCGAAGAATCCGATCAAGCTGTTTAGTTGGAAGATCACTGGGCGCATCCGTTCAGCGAGAAATGTTCTTGCAGCTAAAGTTGCAGGCGATCGAGCGGGAATTCATGGGACTGGGATAGCAATCCATAACCTGGTTGTTGCTCTCAATTCGATGAAGGTCCTGTACGGGGATATCGGGTTGCGCGAGTCTCTCTTGCCCGAAGAGGCTGTGCATCGATCATTGGCTGCGCCGGCCGCCGTTCTTCGCCAGGCGACGGCTCCTGGTTCTGTTTGCGGTTGTCCGTTCAAGAAAGGAACCATTTTCGTTCTCAAGTTGAGCGAAGCGTTCAAGCGATCGGGCCACGACGGAATCGTGTTCCAAAGGGGGAGTTGGAATCAGTGTCCAGCCGAACAATGGGTGCCTGCCCTTCTCGCGGGAATCTGGGTCAGGGCCACAAATCGGAGATGAACGATACGCCTGCCCGCCGTGGGCAGTTCTGAACAAAGCCAAGACTCGCGCCGCACGCCTCTCAGGCGTGCGGGAGCGCGGCACTCACAACTTTCTGCGACTACAGGTGGTTGGATCCATCTCGAGGGTCTCAACTCGACA from the Occallatibacter riparius genome contains:
- a CDS encoding DUF3034 family protein, with the translated sequence MKRAIERLMRLAFVALLAGATASGSKEAAAQALTMDGSSGVFFQPWAYVVPSSPGKFNGPTLGYHAVTAGPVAGDYFNVSVEEGFGSWLEFGYTRDNHTDGGDPTFSPLFNEAGMNIFNFKAKVVPEDYRKRKWVPAVAIGGVLRANDGYVSQASARIDATNGDIFGVATKLVVVDKKLPLILSAGVRGTNAEVYGYGGNATNWQARAFGALAIPIPVKHVLVAPTVEIDQEPHHLKYVEYANIPTTEVYAVRISDHPKQKWAIDVGTGHVASSVYPGIGLKANNALAVAFDYRF
- the mdlC gene encoding benzoylformate decarboxylase, with product MTADKQQTVWAATYDLLRTLGLTTVFGNPGSTEQPFLKNFPPDFEYILGLQEASAVAMADGFAQATGKPALVNLHTSAGTGNGMGNIMTAFQNKTPLIITAGQQTREMIICDPLLTNRDETMLPRPYVKWSYEPKRAEDVPRAIMRAYALALQPPAGPVYVSIPLDDWDKTALGAADIRTVSDRIGPDPERLKEFAERINRAKNPVLVYGAEVEKAGAWRVGVAIAEKLRVPVYRAPAAERACFPETHPLFQGELPAAIGPLSSRLVGHDLIVVVGAPVFRYYPYVPGPILPEGASLLQITTDPTDAGSALVGDSLLSDVKLALDGLLPLVHDVSRNAPEPRPRPKELTAVSGTPLTANELYAVLSEVRPDGAIVVQESPSNYNEFLHWWPTTEEGSYFTYASGGLGHNAPSSVGVALAQRKLGTNRPVVVLIGDGSLQYSVQSLSAAAQHKLKMVYIVPCNGEYAILKEFAVLEKTPNVPSLDLPFLDIVSLAKGYGCNATKAETKEEIQHAFKEALAAEGPTVIAIPIKRELKSLIPSASK
- a CDS encoding response regulator transcription factor; amino-acid sequence: MMKHCKKSTGSPLNPVDIRACSTGFIVTNDANPIRLLVVDDHPVLREGLAALIGSQHDMTLVAEAGTGKDAVALYKIHRPDVTIMDIRLPDMNGIAAISEIREQCPSARIIVLTTYLGDVQAERALKAGAQAFLLKATLRTDLLDCIRDVNQGKRRVHADVASEMAAHFGGDLLTAREIEVLQQVASGKSNRMVADYLEISEDTVKTHIRSILDKLGANDRTHAVTIALRRGFLDL
- a CDS encoding neuromedin U, with protein sequence MNRQKKLIGSHLQSIAIDSMCRGTRMASKLIGTNLLLVLMVSCVQRSAIAQQEAYAVKAAVTLQAHSAAVPSQSEDSAAKDAAQNPVAAAISLPFQNNTYYGVGPYRRAENALLIQPVIPFRLSQKWMVISRTIVPVEVVPRLSSNRQVDYGLGNIQPQFYVSLAHPGKFIWGAGPQLWLPTATDSELGTNKWGGGPALVGLFRQGHWLGGSLLGNQFAGVNHKHVNSMTLNSFLFYNMRAGWYFVSTPVITADWTASRNSRWTVPVGGGVGRVFKLGAQPLNARAEFFNDVRTTSGGPDWQVQTQLQFLFIKKHPSAPTAVAH
- a CDS encoding sensor histidine kinase, with amino-acid sequence MTRTLLFLPRRLFRLERFALFLNIFFLCCANLSAIDPHQPITQMHHTAWGAKEGVIGEVLAIAQTSDGFIWVGTTNGLLRFDGSVLERYQPDLGAFPEPRWICSLLAMPNGGLWIGYLNGGASLLERGRLKNYSLADGMPAGRVRSLARDVDGTIWAATPAGVGYFDGSHWWHVGETGNVSGLKSISPASLAVDNQGVWVTDATKGVFFLPKGAREFHQEDSREVPGYLPSFTQAGESATWLWVPEALTLLKLAARGAAQSGSSRQFANSSGMFLIDRDGTGWMMTRHDGVLRIPSADHLQEHVSLDDPTIEKFSETEGLTNATVYCSMEDREGDIWVGTLGGLDRFRPRNAEWFQLQSVPTRRMQLVAGDRGDVWASSPQGLWNARSGKLVPGSPPDIQFSFRDPEGSIWVWSRRGDLGDLWRWQDGHFLKSLSPDLNRDKVLPTSIADKWVPIHGPVRALTRDSSGDLWVSVRGRGVFRLHNQVWDQARIMPDYPYMTAYGAVSDGQGRVWLAYPELREIALWDHGSVQIFSAKTGLDIGAVTQLAYSGEQVWAGGEFGLAIYSKGRFHTVVPASEAKFGLVAGIAGTPESGLWLSTDTEIVHIPQSEVSLIIRDPSHRVQFETFDPITDLAERPSDTSDTPAVMGSDGILWVATSRGVIRLDPAHLHRNLTPPLVAIRSMSANGRSYSLYAPITLPPNTTKLDIGFSVLSLPIPERARSRYRLLGSDSEWQDGGSRVQASYTRLGPGKYTFQVVARNNDGVWNEAGTSLEFIIQPAFYQTTWFQLLYVLAGAVLVWLLYRLRLRRVAGVIRERAEARADERVRIARDLHDTLLQGVQGLMLHFHVAAQELPEGSRTRAAMERALATADRIVVEGRDRVSRLRSAQFTAKNLTDAFEAIADDLGSDQRVRFTLKIEGRGGDVVSSVLSELHDIGREAITNAFRHSSASEITVSLLCERKSVVLTVADNGHGFDAAAQEISPRAGHWGFRGMKERAEIMGARFACHSTSKGSQIIVTVPAHRAYRESSLREVDPANAHSRK